In a single window of the Coffea eugenioides isolate CCC68of chromosome 3, Ceug_1.0, whole genome shotgun sequence genome:
- the LOC113766738 gene encoding photosynthetic NDH subunit of lumenal location 5, chloroplastic-like translates to MAVPFATLSNVGSVSSPIRTLCPLKVSRISIPSCCLPKPIPTTVSTASHSTFLSGSSRLMSSSNSSNPLFLNKRGASLLSVRAMSEEASLQSKVTHKVYLDISIGNPVGKLAGRIVIRLYGDDVPQTAENFRALCTGESLHQSGMR, encoded by the coding sequence ATGGCCGTCCCATTCGCGACCCTATCAAATGTTGGCTCGGTTTCATCTCCAATCAGGACTCTGTGTCCTCTGAaggtttcaagaatttcaatcccATCCTGTTGTCTTCCCAAGCCCATCCCAACCACTGTATCTACTGCAAGTCATTCCACCTTCCTGTCCGGTTCCAGCCGCCTCATGTCTTCCTCCAACTCATCAAACCCTTTGTTTCTCAACAAACGCGGCGCTTCTCTTCTTTCTGTCCGAGCCATGTCCGAGGAGGCTTCGTTACAATCCAAAGTAACCCACAAGGTATATCTAGACATCAGCATTGGAAATCCAGTAGGGAAGCTTGCTGGCAGGATTGTCATCAGATTGTATGGGGACGATGTTCCCCAAACTGCTGAAAACTTCCGTGCTTTGTGCACTGGAGAGTCCTTGCATCAGTCAGGGATGCGATAG
- the LOC113766739 gene encoding L-type lectin-domain containing receptor kinase IV.1-like produces the protein MSFKLVTTVLASFVVHIAASASSPNDVGFIYQGFRSSNLSLDGLAEVTKSGLLQVTNFTKSQMGHAFFPNPINFKNNSNSSAFSFSTHFVFAIVPEVSGRSGHGLAFVIAPTRGLPGGLATIFLGLLNISTNGNADNHVFAVELDTVQNEEFNDINDNHVGIDINSLNSTVSKPAGYHEHEKNSFDNLTLGSSQLMQLWVEYDGVDKRIDVTLAPSKAVKPNTPLLSLSYDLSSLVQQTMYVGFSASTGILAAGTAHFVLGWSFKMNGIAQALDLSRLPKLPRLHSKKVSKFFTLGLPQICIFLLLIVIFGVAYYLRRKRKFAEVLEDWELAYGPHRIKYKDLYIATKGFREKELLGEGGFGQVYKGVLPANNMEVAVKKVSHQTRQGMREFIAEIVSIGRLRHRNLVPLLGYCRRKGELLLVYEFMSSGSLDSYLYNQPKSTLNWSQRLRIIKGVASGLFYLHEEWEQMVIHRDVKASNVLLDSELNGRLGDFGLARLYDHGSLPRTTHVVGTIGYLAPEQSRTGKATTSTDVYAFGAFLLEVICGRRPIDPEAPAEKVVLVDWVDSCWRAGDIFQVVDQNLSTLYVEEEAELVLKLGLLCSHSEPRTRPSMRQVLLYLERSAALPEFSPLGISATGFGFDDITMSLSFSEEKGRSPSLTESVLSCGR, from the coding sequence ATGTCATTCAAGCTAGTAACAACAGTCCTAGCCTCTTTTGTAGTTCATATAGCTGCTAGTGCTTCATCACCTAATGATGTTGGATTCATCTATCAAGGATTTAGGTCCTCGAATCTAAGCCTTGATGGATTAGCCGAAGTCACCAAAAGTGGCCTCCTACAAGTAACCAATTTTACCAAATCACAAATGGGGCATGCCTTCTTTCCTAATCCCATCAATTTCAAGAACAATTCTAATAGTTCAGCTTTCTCCTTTTCCACCCACTTTGTGTTTGCTATCGTGCCTGAAGTCTCTGGCCGAAGTGGACATGGATTAGCTTTCGTGATTGCACCAACAAGAGGCCTTCCAGGAGGGCTTGCCACAATATTCCTTGGCCTCTTGAACATAAGCACCAATGGAAATGCAGATAATCACGTTTTCGCAGTGGAGCTTGACACCGTCCAAAATGAGGAATTCAACGATATCAATGACAACCATGTTGGAATTGACATAAACTCCTTGAATTCTACGGTATCCAAGCCAGCAGGTTACCATGAACATGAGAAGAATTCATTCGATAACTTAACTCTTGGTAGCTCTCAGCTGATGCAACTTTGGGTGGAATACGATGGGGTGGATAAGAGAATCGATGTTACATTAGCTCCAAGTAAGGCTGTGAAACCGAATACTCCTCTTTTGTCTTTGTCTTATGATCTTTCATCACTCGTGCAGCAAACCATGTATGTTGGCTTTTCTGCATCTACTGGTATATTGGCAGCAGGAACAGCTCATTTTGTGCTGGGATGGAGCTTCAAGATGAATGGTATTGCGCAAGCCCTAGATCTCTCCCGGCTTCCCAAGCTACCTAGACTTCACTCCAAGAAAGTCTCCAAATTTTTTACCTTGGGACTGCCGCAAATTTGCATATTTTTGCTGTTAATTGTAATATTCGGAGTTGCTTATTATCTGAGGAGGAAGCGGAAATTTGCAGAAGTGCTGGAAGACTGGGAGCTTGCTTACGGACCGCACAGGATCAAGTATAAAGATTTGTATATTGCCACCAAAGGTTTTAGAGAGAAGGAGCTATTGGGGGAAGGGGGATTTGGCCAGGTCTACAAAGGAGTATTGCCAGCAAACAACATGGAAGTTGCTGTCAAGAAGGTATCGCATCAAACAAGACAGGGAATGAGAGAATTTATTGCAGAAATCGTTAGTATTGGACGTTTACGCCACCGGAATTTAGTACCGCTATTGGGCTATTGTCGGCGTAAAGGAGAGCTACTTTTAGTATATGAATTCATGTCCAGTGGTAGTCTGGACAGCTATCTGTACAACCAACCAAAGTCTACCCTCAACTGGAGCCAACGATTGCGAATCATCAAAGGTGTAGCGTCTGGATTATTCTATCTACACGAAGAATGGGAGCAAATGGTGATTCATAGAGATGTAAAAGCTAGTAATGTATTGTTAGATTCTGAACTGAATGGAAGACTAGGAGATTTCGGCCTCGCAAGGCTATATGATCATGGAAGTCTCCCTCGAACCACCCACGTAGTTGGAACTATCGGGTACCTTGCCCCAGAGCAAAGTCGAACGGGGAAGGCCACAACGAGCACTGATGTATACGCTTTTGGGGCCTTTTTGCTTGAGGTTATCTGTGGAAGGAGGCCAATAGATCCAGAAGCACCAGCAGAGAAGGTTGTTTTGGTTGATTGGGTAGATTCATGCTGGAGGGCAGGTGATATTTTCCAGGTAGTTGATCAAAATTTGAGTACCCTATACGTGGAGGAGGAAGCAGAATTGGTGCTGAAACTGGGCTTGTTGTGCTCTCATTCAGAACCGAGGACTAGGCCGAGTATGCGGCAAGTTCTGTTGTACTTGGAGAGATCAGCTGCGCTGCCGGAGTTTTCACCTCTGGGCATTTCTGCTACTGGTTTTGGCTTCGATGATATTACCATGTCATTGTCATTTTCTGAAGAAAAGGGTCGTTCACCTTCTCTAACAGAATCTGTTCTGTCATGTGGTCGGTAA